A segment of the Leptospira hartskeerlii genome:
ATACCTCTGGTATTTTATTCATTGGCAGTTCCATTCTATAGTATGAATAAGGTTTTGATCTCTACTTATTATGCATTCCAAGATACTAAAACTCCTTTGAGGGTCCAGGCATTCACTTTTGTTCTGAACTTGACCTTGAACTTTTCACTGATATTTTATCTAAAACATTCAGCAATCGCGCTGGCATCCGCAGTTTCTACCGTAGTGACTTGGACTTTGTTATCGAATAGTTTAAAAAAACATAGGGTCACTTTTCCTTGGGAAGGTTTTCTTTCTAAAATTGGGAATTTGCTCCTTCCTCTTTTCGCTATGGCTGCATTTTTATTCTTATACAAGGAGACAGTCCATCCTTGGGCTTTAGGTTTTCTCTCGGAAAAAGGACTAAGTTATGCGAATTCTTCCAGGATCTCGCTTTGCGCGGCTGTCTTTCCCGGCATGGCAATTTTTTTCCTAATCAGTCTGCTTTTGGGTATAGAAGAGATACGGTTAATAGCTGGAAAAATATTTCGTAAGAAGTAATTTTGCCCGGAAGATCCGCGGTGAAAATTCAGGTCAGGGTAAAAGCAAATTCTAAAAAACCGTCCGTAACTAAAGGAGAAGATGGTGTTTGGATCATTGCAGTAAAAGAACCTGCCACCGAAGGTAAGGCGAATGAAGCTGTTGTCCGGGCAGTTGCGGAAGAACTGGGGCTTGCTCCCTCAAAGGTAAAAATTCTCAGGGGAGAAAAGAGTAAGTTAAAACTTCTTGAAGTTTATGATTAGAAATTTTCTGAAAATTTTTTCTCCTAAAATCGGGAATGCCGTTTTATTTTTCCCGATCTTTCTCATTTGTCTTTCTTCCGAGATCGGAGCCTCGGATTATTTTGATACTTTAATAGCTGAAAAAAAACCTATATTAGGAAGTGATAAAGAAGATAAATACACTTTCAGGCTTCCTCCGTTTGCAAGTATAGAGAATTGGGGACCTCATTATTCTTTGAACCTTTTGGTTCTGTATACGTACACTGATTATCCTAAGTTTAAACAAACCAGCTTTTTTCCCTTGTTAGATCATGTGTCTGCCAAAGAAAACGAGTCCTTTCGCTCCTATTTATTCCCTCTCTATTACGCGCAACGTATCCAGGGGCCTCAGTCGGATTCTGGAGTAAACTTTTCCTTATTTCATTATAATTCGTATGAATTAAGGGGAGAAAAATTTTCGGAAAGTTGGGTGTCTTTTCCTTCGTTTCTTCCTTTGTTCGGTAGAAGTAAAACGATCGAAAGCGGTAAGGAAGAATCGTTCTATTTTGCAGTTCCTTTTTTATACTTTCGGAATCGGGACTTATACGATAATTGGAACCATTTCCTAATCTTCCATTGGGGAGAGGACAGAGAGTCTTCTTACGGCTCCATTCTTCCTTTGGTGTATTGGGGTTCCGGTAAAAGAAAATTCCATTTTAGCTTTTTCCCGATATTTTTTTATAATACTCTTTATAATTCGTATTCTAATAAAGAGAACTTTCATTTTACTATTTTTCCTCTCTTCTCTTATAATTCTTGGGATTCCGGAGAAGAAGGGGCATTCTTTACTCCGCTTTTCGGCCGGACTTGGAAGGAAACGCCTCAATTAGGAGGTGGTGGAAAAGATGAGGAGAAATTTTCCTATTACCTTCTTTTGTTTATCGATCAAAGATATTCGAATGGAGAATTAAAAAAATATAATGCAAATATTCCGATCGTTTTTCATCGGAATTGGGAGAACGGGGGTAAATCTAATACCAACGTATTGTTACTGAGCGGTTGGAGTTCCAATGAAAAGGGAGAATATGAAAGTTCTTATCTTTTTCCATTATTATTCCATAAGAAGAACGAATATTTATATCTATTCCCCGCTTATTTCGATAATGGAACGGAAAAGTTCGGTTTATTACCCGTTCCTTTTTATCATAAACGTACTGCAACTGAGATTAATTTTTATGCATTAAATTCTTATTATTCTAATGACTGGCAGGGAAACTCTAAATTTTTATTTTTCCCTTTCTATTATCATTCATTTAAGCCGAATCAATCTAAAGTAATCACGCCTATTTCCTATTATTCTTTCGATTCCTCTGAAACCACTACTTTGCTTCCTTGGTTTTTATATTATAGGAATAAGGAACAAGTTGCTTCTCAAAATTATTGGATCAATACTTATCTTTCTTGGGATGAAAAGGGAGAATTTAAACGAGGGATTTTCTTTCCTTTTTGGTTTTATAAATCACAGGAATATTTTCATTTTCTGCCTATATGGGCGAAGGGAAATCAAACCGGAAACGAATATACTTGGATCATTCCGTTATTCACTTACTGGAATAAGAATAGAACTTGGGTAGGCCCGTTTTATTCCAGAAAGAGCGAGTTAGGAGATCAATTTGAAAGATGGATACTATTTCCTTTCTGGTATTTTTACAGAGATAGTTGGCAGAATAATAAGTCGGAAAGTTACACTCTTCTTCCGATTTTTCAGTGGAACGATACTTCAGAATATAAAGAACTTATCACTCCACTTTCTTATTCGAAAGAATATAAGACCAAGTTTGAGAAATATTCACTGGTCACATTGTATGAGAGATATGATACGGATCAGGAATCTAGAAGAAGGTTCTATCCGATCTATTTTTCTAATACTACAAACGAATATTCATATTGGAATGTGCTTGGTTTGACGGGTAGGGGATTCGACAAAGTAGGCGATGCAAAGTATAGTTACGCGTTCCCATTCTATTTTTATAAACGGGATAGTTTTCGTTTAGTCCTACCTTTTTATTTTAGATTCGGAAAGGATTACGATATTTACACACATTTCGGGATTTTTCACTATTGGAATCGCTCCCCGGAAAAAGATAATACTTGGATTTGGCCTTTATTATGGTTTTCGAATGTAGATAAGGTCCGTAAAGAGGAATTCTCCACTTGGTTTCCTTTATATTGGAATTGGAGTAATTCCAGAAGTAAGGGAGATATGTTCCTTCCTCTTTGGTTAAACTATTACGAAGCGGATAAGTCTTTAGAATTAAAATTGGCTTATTCTTCTTCTAAGACTTTAGGGAGTTTTTCTGGAACCGCCGGAGTTGGGTCTACGGAAAAAGATTATTATCTAGATGCAGATGTTTCTTTGTTCTATAGTTTATTTAGCATTTCTACAAGAACCTCGGTAAATAAAGAAGAATTACAATTTTGGAAAGAAAATCACCCGAGTGAATCTGTTACGGCTAATTCGGCGGTTGAGAATATTTTTGTAAAAAATACTCCGGAAGAAAAAGAAGGTTTAGGTCAATACAACCGATTAACAAGAGAGAAGGTCCGTTCTTTCTGGGGCGTCAGTGCTCTTTTCGGAATTTTTAGTTATGAAAGAGGTGACGATCGACGACATTTTAGACTTCTCCCTTTGAGCTGGTTCTCTTGGTCGGAAAAAACATCGGATAAAGTATATGCTGCTCCTCTATTTTTTTGGAGTAAAATTGGAGATGAATCTTATTTTGTTCTATTTCCTTTTTACGGCAGGCAAGAACAGAAAGAAAATTTCCAAGAATCTTATCTGCTATTCGGTTTCTTGAGAGGAAAGCAGGGAGAAGTCAGGGATTATTCCGTTTTATGGCCTATCACTAGATTATATTTTTCTTCTGATGCTTGGGGATTTAGGATCTTTCCTTTGGTTGCACATGATCAGTCTAAAGATTTTTCTAGAACTATTTCTCCATTCTATTATAGAAAAAGAATACTAGAAGGGAATATCACGAGCAGATCCTTTCATACTTTGCTTCTTCCTTTTTATCATTCCGGATCGGAATTAAACCAGGCTGGAGATATATTCCAAGAAAACTCTTATAGTCTATTTATACCTTTGTATCTAAGTTTAGGATCCAGAAGTTATACTTCTGCAGGAGAATCCTCAGAGTCTAATTTTTATACATTATTATCTTATTATTCCAGTAAAAAGGAAATGAACGGAGCAGAATCGAGCACCTTATTGACTCCATTCTATTATTCTAATAGATCAAGAGGAGCGGGTGAGGCTCTTGAACAAACTACTAAAACGGATTTTTTACTAATCCCAGGTTTTTATTGGAAAAGGAGTCCTGCAGAGAGTAAGTTCTTTTTACTCGGTTATTATCGCGAATCTTCTCCATCTGTTTCGAGTGGAAATTTTCTTGGAATCGTTTCGTCCTCGAAGGAGAAAAAAGGAGAGAGAATTTCGAGTTCCTTCCATATATTTCCTTTTTATTTTTCCGGCTCTGAGGAGGAAGGAGAGAAGACGATCGAAAGTTATACTACTGTTCCTATTCTTTATTACGGTTATAAAAAAGGAAAAGGTTCCGGATGGAATGTATTAGGATTTCTGAGCGGCTCAGGTTCCGACCAGGAAAATTCTTTCGCAATTTATCCTTTCTACTCCAATACCGAGAGAAATATTCCGAATGTTTTGAAGGAAAGGATCACCTGGGGACTTTTGTATTATTCGGATAGGACTGAATTCCAAGCAGGAAATTGGAACTCCTTCAACGCCAATCCGTTCGGAATTTTTTCCTCTTCTGGAAGTAAAACCTTGGAAACAAGTTCTTCCTTTTATTTTGTTCCGATTCCTCTTTTATATACTTATTCAGAAAAACAAAACTTGGAAAATAAAGAATACTTCAAGAGGGATGTTACCTTTTTGAAATTGATCGATTATTCCAAATACGAATCCATCTCCGCTAAAGAGGGTAGCCAGGATAAGGTAGTAGATCAGTGGAGAGACTTTAATGCATTCTTCATTTTTTCAAATACATTGCATACAACTAAGGATCTAAAAAAAGAAGAAACGATTAGTTCGTATTTCAGATCTTATCTTTTTCCTATATATAGATTTGAGTCTGAAAACGATCCGTTTAAGAAGGAAAAACACTTAAACTTTTTGTTAATTACGGATTATAAATCCGGAAATACCGGTTTGGAAAGGATAGTGATCGGTCCCGCTTTTTATTTGGATAATTCGGAACGTACTGCTTATGGCCTCGCTCCTCTTGCATTCTATAGGAAAAGTAAAGAGTCTAGATTCTGGTTTGCATTCGGCTTTTATAGCTATAAAGATAATGATTGGGATCGTTGGGGTCTTGCAGGAATTTTTGATACAAATTTCGAGAATTATCAAAAGAGGAGAAATCTGAACTTCTTCTTAGGCTTGATCCATACTGAATTAGAAGAACAAAGAACTAGAATTGCAGTCTTGGGCGGCCTACTCGCGGGACTGGAAAGGCGCCCCGATTATTCCGATACAAATTTCCTTTGGTTACGTTGGAAGACCGTTCCGGGAGAAACTCTGGCGAATTTCCTTCCGGTCTATTATTATCATTCAGATACAGACGGCACCGCTTCTTTGATCCCGCCTGTATTAGGATATTTCTCCTCCGAAAAAGACGGAAGGTTTGATATGCTTGGTCTTGGATTATTGTATTATAGAAATCAAAAAATTTCTAAAGAGGAAGATCTGATGCTTGTAGGCCCTGGATTATTCTACTATAGACAATATGGGAATAATATGAACGGCTTGCACGCTATGGGAATTTTGGCAATTCCTGGAATGGGAGGCCTTCTTTGGGATTGGGAATATGAAACCAAGACCAAATACAGTAAATACTCTATTCTAAATTTATTATATAGTCACACGATCACTAAGGATGGGAATGAGATAGATAGGGTATTTGGCATCAAGTTATAAAAAAAGCCGAGGATTTCTCCCCGGCTTTTGACTTTTCCGAAAGGAAGAGCTGGCATTACATCATGCCGCCCATTCCTCCCATACCGCCCATTCCACCCATAGGAGGCATTCCGCCGCCGTCTTTTTCAGGTTTGTCGGTGATTGTAACTTCTGTAGTCAATAACATTGATCCGATAGAAGCTGCATTTTGAAGCGCAGAGCGAACTACTTTCGCAGGGTCTACGACTCCAGCTTGTAGTAGGTCTTCCCAAACCATAGTAAGAGCGTTAAAACCTTCGTTTCCTTTCTTACCTTTTGCTTGCTCTACGATTACGGAACCTTCTAAACCTGCGTTAGAAGTGATCATACGGATCGGTTCTTCTAATGCACGGAAGATAATTTTTGCTCCGGTTGCTTCATCGCCTTCTAATTTAAGAGCTGCAACTGCTTCTTGAGCTTTTAGAAGAGTTAATCCACCGCCAGGAACGATACCTTCTTCTACTGCTGCGCGAGTAGCTGAAAGTGCATCTTCCACACGGTGTTTTTTCTCTTTCATTTCAACTTCAGTAGCTGCACCAACATGGATCACTGCAACACCGCCAGCTAATTTAGCCAAACGTTCTTGGAGTTTTTCACGATCGTACTCTGAAGTAGTATCTTCGATCTGTTTTTTGATCTGACCTACACGGCCTTGGATATCTTTAGAAGCACCTTGACCTTCGATGATGGTGGTGTTTTCTTTATCCACGGTAACTTTTTTAGCGCGTCCCAGTTGTTGAACTGTTGCATTCTCCAGTTTCATTCCGAGGTCTTCGGAAATCACTTGTCCACCGGTAAGGATTGCGATATCTTCTAACATCGCTTTACGACGATCTCCGAATCCAGGAGCTTTAACAGCCACACAAGAGATAGTTTTACGAAGAGTGTTTACTACGATCGTAGCTAATGCTTCTCCTTCTACTTCTTCTGCGATGATCACTAAAGGTCTTCCTGCTTGAGCAACTTTTTCCAATACAGGAAGAAGGTCTCTCATAGAAGATATCTTTTTGTCATAGATCAGAATATAAGGATCACTTAAAGTAGCGATCATTGCTTCAGGATCTGTTACCATATAAGGAGAAACATATCCACGGTCGAATTGCATACCTTCTACCACGTCTAAAGTGGTTTCGATAGATTTTGCTTCCTCAACAGTGATAACTCCGTCTTTTCCGACTTTGTCCATAGCATCTGCGATCAGATTTCCTATATCTTTGTCGTTGTTTGCGGAGATAGTCGCAACGTTAGCGATATCTTTTTTGTTTTCGATCTTTACTGAACGTTTTTTGATGCTATCAACAGCAGCGGAAACCGCTTTGTCGATACCGTGTTTAAGCGCCATAGGGTTTGCGCCAGCAGTAACGTTTTTCAATCCTTCGTTAACGATGGATTGAGCGAGAATAGTAGCGGTGGTAGTTCCGTCTCCAGCAACGTCATTCGTCTTTGTGGAAACTTCTTTTACCATCTGAGCGCCCATGTTCTCGATGGAATCTTCTAATTCGATCTCTTTTGCTACGGTAACTCCGTCCTTAGTGATGGTTGGAGATCCGAATTTTTTGTCGATTACTACGTTTCTTCCCTTAGGTCCAAGGGTAACTTTTACAGCGTTTGCAAGTTTGTTAACGCCTTCTAAAAGTTTGCGTCTAGCTGTTTCATCATACTCGATAATTTTTGCCATTTTTATTACCTCGGCCTATTACTTTTTCACGATGGCAAGAATATCGCTTTCGCGAATGATTAAGTATTCTTTACCTTCGGATTTAATTTCAGTTCCGGAATATTTGCCGTACAGAACGACATCACCAGCTTTAACTTCTAGTGGTATAAGCTTTCCGTCTTCATAACGTCCGCTTCCTACCTCTACAACTTTTCCTTCTTGCGGTTTTTCTTTAGCCGTATCAGGAACGAAGATGCTGCCGATTTTTTCTTCGGCGTCTTGTTTAGGTTCAACCAGAACACGGTCGCCCAGTGGTTTAATCGCCATGACTTTCTCCTTTCAGTCTCTTTAGCACTTGTAATAAATGAGTGCTTGAATATAAATTCCAGGAAATCCGAAAGACGGGTAGGCGGTCAAGCACTTTGAGCTTAAGAGTGCTAAAATATTGCCTAAATTCCGCTTAAACCCCTAAATTTTTCATCTCCCGTTTTTCAGGGAACAACGTCTAAGGGAGAATCTTGTTTTCAGAAAGAAATTTAATCAGAGTAAGAGAAGGGAACAAAAAGCCCATCTTTGAAGAAGGAGAATATATCCTCTATTGGCTACGTGCGAATAGAAGAATGGCCTGGAATCATTCTTTGGATTATTCCATTCATCTTGCCAAAAAATTTAAAAAACCATTGGTGATCTTTGAATCCGTCATGATGGATTTTGAATGGAGTTCTCCTAGGCTCCAACAATTTCTTTTAGAAGGAATTTGTGATACTGCAGAAGATGCGACCCGTGCCGGATTTACATACTGGCCCTTTGTAGAAACAAAAGAACATTCACTTTCTGAGATGGTCCCGAGTATTTTAGAAAGATCTTCTATAGTAATTACGGATGATTTTCCTTGTTTTTTCCTGCCTTTGCATGCGCAGAAAATTTCCGAGATCCTAAATTGCAAACTTCTACTCGTGGATTCTAATTCGATCACTCCACTCGCTTCTTATGAAAAATCTTTTGGATATGCGAGGGTTTTAAGACCGAAACTTCACGATAGGTTTGTGGAATCTTATGTTCATAGATCCAATCCTAAACCGAATGCAAAAGGAATTCCGAGTCTTGATACTAATAAAAAACCGAACTTTCTATTTTCCGGGAAGAAGGAGGAAATCTCTTCCTATTTGCAAAAAATGAATTCTAAGTTTCCGGATATTCGTCCTGTTTCCGGTAAACATGGGGGAAGAAAAGAAGGTCTAAAACTTCTGAAAAAATTCCTAAAAGAAGGACTTCCTTTTTATTTAGAAGAGAGAAGTGAGCCAAGACCTCCTGAAAAGACCAAATCATCTTACTTATCTCCTTATTTACATTTTGGAATGATCTCAGTTGACGAGATCGTCACTGCAGTTTTGGGATCTGATCCTAAAATAGATTGGAATCCAGATATATTAAACCATTCTTATAGAGGAAAGAACGAAGGTTTCTTTCATCCGGACCCAAATATAAATTCTTTTTTAGATGAACTTCTGACTTGGAGGGAACTCGGTTATCTTTTGTTTTATGAGGAGCCAAGTTTTAGAAAGGATCTTTCCATTCTTCCGAATTGGGCAAAACTTTCTTTGGAAGCTCATCGGGGAGATATAAGAGAATACACATATTCCAAGGAAGAATTTGAGAAGGCGATGACCCATGATCCTATTTGGAATGCAGCCCAGAAGGAATTAGTTCTCACTGGAACCATCCAAAATTATCTTAGAATGCTTTGGGGTAAAAAAGTAATAGAGTGGTCTTCTTCACCCGAAGAAGCATTTCGTATATTAGAAGATTTGAATCATAAATATGCCTATGATGGAAGAGACCCGAATTCATATACAGGTATTCTATGGTGTTTCGGTGCATTTGATCGGCCTTGGTCGCCGGAGAGAGCAGTGTTCGGAAATATCCGTTATATGTCCTCGGACTCTACCTCTAAAAAATTTAAAATAAAACCTTATCTGGAATATATTCAATCCTTGGAAGGATTGTCGGAACTACGACTTTTTAAATAACAGCCGTTATTATAAATTGGAGAGAAGTTGTTGCGGATTCTTTTTCGTTGCCGTATTATGTAGTTCCGGAGGGACAAAGATGACTGAAAACAAAAAATACGAAACCCTACAGGAATTCTGGCCATTCTACCTGAGAGAACATTCGAACAAGATGAACCGGATATTTCATTTTATAGGAACCACCTGTGCGCTGGTGTTTATCGTTTCTGCAATCTTCTATCTAAATGCTTGGTACTTGTTAGGAGCATTGTTTAGCGGATATCTTTTTGCATGGATAGGGCATTTCTTCTTAGAAAAAAACCGTCCTGCTACATTTATTTATCCGTTCAAATCTTTCGTGAGCGATTGGAGAATGTATTTCTATACGATTACTGGACAACTAGGTAAGGAACTAGAAAAGGCAGGAGTGAAGTAATTTCTACGCGTTGCGAAGTCGCAGGAACGTTACTTGCGATTTCGTGACCAATACCTCAATTGAGGGATATTTTCCTATTACTGAAGCGCTATAGTTTTAGTTCGCTTATTAAGCTACGTTATAAATTATTGCCGGCTTACGTTTTTTTCTTTCTCAATCCTGGATCAATCAATAGATATGCTCATTCTTAGAACGAAGAGAGGTTCTCTCATTGGATCACGTTCTTCCCGCCGCCAAAGAATTAGCAAAGAATGTAGACACCCTATGGGTGATTTTCGCCTCCGCACTTGTCTTTTTTATGCAGGCCGGTTTTCTTCTTTTAGAATCCGGATTAGTACGATCTAAAAACTCGATCAATGTAGCGATCAAAAACCTACTCGATTATGTTGTAGGTACTATATGTTTTTTCTTGATCGGTTATGGTTTGATGTATGGGACCAGCTTCAATGGTTGGTTCGGTAAGGATCTATTTCTTTTAGAAGGTCTTAGCACAGGTAAAGAATTCGCTTTCTTTCTTTTTCAAGTTACCTTTATGGGAACGGCGGCGACTATCGTATCCGGAGCCGTTGCAGAAAGGATAAGATTCCAGGCATATTTAGTCTGTTCTCTTTTTGTTTCTTTATTCATCTATCCCGTTTTCGGTCATTGGGCTTGGGGAGGAGGCTGGTTGAGTCAATCCGGCTTTCACGATTTTGCAGGAAGTTCGGTAGTACATTCGGTAGGAGCTTGGGTATCTTTAGCCGGAGTGATCGTTCTTGGACCTAGAAAAGATCGTTTTGATTCCGATGGGAAACCTAGAGAATTGTACGGTCATAATCTTCCTTTTTCCGTTTTGGGAACTTTCATCTTATGGTTTGGTTGGTTCGGATTTAACGGAGGAAGTACGCTTTCTCTTACTGACGCTGTTCCGAAAATTATCGTAAATACTAGTCTGGCTGCTTGTGCAGGTTGTATTGCCGCCATCATATTCGATTATATTACGAAAGGTGTTCCTCATGTTGGAGGAGCGATCAACGGAGTCCTTGCAGGGTTAGTTGCAATCACTGCAGGTTGCGATGTAATGAGTCCTGCTTCTTCTTTGATCATTGGATTGATCGCAGGTATACTTGCAGAAGTTGCGGTCTGGATAATGGAGAATTTTCTAAAGTTAGACGATGTAGTGAGTGCGTTTCCAGTGCATGGG
Coding sequences within it:
- a CDS encoding DUF167 domain-containing protein, translating into MKIQVRVKANSKKPSVTKGEDGVWIIAVKEPATEGKANEAVVRAVAEELGLAPSKVKILRGEKSKLKLLEVYD
- a CDS encoding LA_1737 family protein, producing the protein MIRNFLKIFSPKIGNAVLFFPIFLICLSSEIGASDYFDTLIAEKKPILGSDKEDKYTFRLPPFASIENWGPHYSLNLLVLYTYTDYPKFKQTSFFPLLDHVSAKENESFRSYLFPLYYAQRIQGPQSDSGVNFSLFHYNSYELRGEKFSESWVSFPSFLPLFGRSKTIESGKEESFYFAVPFLYFRNRDLYDNWNHFLIFHWGEDRESSYGSILPLVYWGSGKRKFHFSFFPIFFYNTLYNSYSNKENFHFTIFPLFSYNSWDSGEEGAFFTPLFGRTWKETPQLGGGGKDEEKFSYYLLLFIDQRYSNGELKKYNANIPIVFHRNWENGGKSNTNVLLLSGWSSNEKGEYESSYLFPLLFHKKNEYLYLFPAYFDNGTEKFGLLPVPFYHKRTATEINFYALNSYYSNDWQGNSKFLFFPFYYHSFKPNQSKVITPISYYSFDSSETTTLLPWFLYYRNKEQVASQNYWINTYLSWDEKGEFKRGIFFPFWFYKSQEYFHFLPIWAKGNQTGNEYTWIIPLFTYWNKNRTWVGPFYSRKSELGDQFERWILFPFWYFYRDSWQNNKSESYTLLPIFQWNDTSEYKELITPLSYSKEYKTKFEKYSLVTLYERYDTDQESRRRFYPIYFSNTTNEYSYWNVLGLTGRGFDKVGDAKYSYAFPFYFYKRDSFRLVLPFYFRFGKDYDIYTHFGIFHYWNRSPEKDNTWIWPLLWFSNVDKVRKEEFSTWFPLYWNWSNSRSKGDMFLPLWLNYYEADKSLELKLAYSSSKTLGSFSGTAGVGSTEKDYYLDADVSLFYSLFSISTRTSVNKEELQFWKENHPSESVTANSAVENIFVKNTPEEKEGLGQYNRLTREKVRSFWGVSALFGIFSYERGDDRRHFRLLPLSWFSWSEKTSDKVYAAPLFFWSKIGDESYFVLFPFYGRQEQKENFQESYLLFGFLRGKQGEVRDYSVLWPITRLYFSSDAWGFRIFPLVAHDQSKDFSRTISPFYYRKRILEGNITSRSFHTLLLPFYHSGSELNQAGDIFQENSYSLFIPLYLSLGSRSYTSAGESSESNFYTLLSYYSSKKEMNGAESSTLLTPFYYSNRSRGAGEALEQTTKTDFLLIPGFYWKRSPAESKFFLLGYYRESSPSVSSGNFLGIVSSSKEKKGERISSSFHIFPFYFSGSEEEGEKTIESYTTVPILYYGYKKGKGSGWNVLGFLSGSGSDQENSFAIYPFYSNTERNIPNVLKERITWGLLYYSDRTEFQAGNWNSFNANPFGIFSSSGSKTLETSSSFYFVPIPLLYTYSEKQNLENKEYFKRDVTFLKLIDYSKYESISAKEGSQDKVVDQWRDFNAFFIFSNTLHTTKDLKKEETISSYFRSYLFPIYRFESENDPFKKEKHLNFLLITDYKSGNTGLERIVIGPAFYLDNSERTAYGLAPLAFYRKSKESRFWFAFGFYSYKDNDWDRWGLAGIFDTNFENYQKRRNLNFFLGLIHTELEEQRTRIAVLGGLLAGLERRPDYSDTNFLWLRWKTVPGETLANFLPVYYYHSDTDGTASLIPPVLGYFSSEKDGRFDMLGLGLLYYRNQKISKEEDLMLVGPGLFYYRQYGNNMNGLHAMGILAIPGMGGLLWDWEYETKTKYSKYSILNLLYSHTITKDGNEIDRVFGIKL
- the groL gene encoding chaperonin GroEL (60 kDa chaperone family; promotes refolding of misfolded polypeptides especially under stressful conditions; forms two stacked rings of heptamers to form a barrel-shaped 14mer; ends can be capped by GroES; misfolded proteins enter the barrel where they are refolded when GroES binds), giving the protein MAKIIEYDETARRKLLEGVNKLANAVKVTLGPKGRNVVIDKKFGSPTITKDGVTVAKEIELEDSIENMGAQMVKEVSTKTNDVAGDGTTTATILAQSIVNEGLKNVTAGANPMALKHGIDKAVSAAVDSIKKRSVKIENKKDIANVATISANNDKDIGNLIADAMDKVGKDGVITVEEAKSIETTLDVVEGMQFDRGYVSPYMVTDPEAMIATLSDPYILIYDKKISSMRDLLPVLEKVAQAGRPLVIIAEEVEGEALATIVVNTLRKTISCVAVKAPGFGDRRKAMLEDIAILTGGQVISEDLGMKLENATVQQLGRAKKVTVDKENTTIIEGQGASKDIQGRVGQIKKQIEDTTSEYDREKLQERLAKLAGGVAVIHVGAATEVEMKEKKHRVEDALSATRAAVEEGIVPGGGLTLLKAQEAVAALKLEGDEATGAKIIFRALEEPIRMITSNAGLEGSVIVEQAKGKKGNEGFNALTMVWEDLLQAGVVDPAKVVRSALQNAASIGSMLLTTEVTITDKPEKDGGGMPPMGGMGGMGGMGGMM
- the groES gene encoding co-chaperone GroES, with product MAIKPLGDRVLVEPKQDAEEKIGSIFVPDTAKEKPQEGKVVEVGSGRYEDGKLIPLEVKAGDVVLYGKYSGTEIKSEGKEYLIIRESDILAIVKK
- a CDS encoding deoxyribodipyrimidine photolyase, with translation MFSERNLIRVREGNKKPIFEEGEYILYWLRANRRMAWNHSLDYSIHLAKKFKKPLVIFESVMMDFEWSSPRLQQFLLEGICDTAEDATRAGFTYWPFVETKEHSLSEMVPSILERSSIVITDDFPCFFLPLHAQKISEILNCKLLLVDSNSITPLASYEKSFGYARVLRPKLHDRFVESYVHRSNPKPNAKGIPSLDTNKKPNFLFSGKKEEISSYLQKMNSKFPDIRPVSGKHGGRKEGLKLLKKFLKEGLPFYLEERSEPRPPEKTKSSYLSPYLHFGMISVDEIVTAVLGSDPKIDWNPDILNHSYRGKNEGFFHPDPNINSFLDELLTWRELGYLLFYEEPSFRKDLSILPNWAKLSLEAHRGDIREYTYSKEEFEKAMTHDPIWNAAQKELVLTGTIQNYLRMLWGKKVIEWSSSPEEAFRILEDLNHKYAYDGRDPNSYTGILWCFGAFDRPWSPERAVFGNIRYMSSDSTSKKFKIKPYLEYIQSLEGLSELRLFK
- a CDS encoding DUF962 domain-containing protein; this encodes MTENKKYETLQEFWPFYLREHSNKMNRIFHFIGTTCALVFIVSAIFYLNAWYLLGALFSGYLFAWIGHFFLEKNRPATFIYPFKSFVSDWRMYFYTITGQLGKELEKAGVK